The nucleotide window GGCATAGAGACAGAGTTGGCCTATAGGATccctggttagcctagagggggggggggggggggggggggggggggttaaatAGGGTAgttaaaacaaaacttgaacTTTTGTCAAATTCAACCCGCGGCATTGCCGAGCTAGaatagcggcactgccgcacctgcagacaacttcgagaTATAATTCAAAATCAGTGAAAGGAAACTTGAATTCAAGAATTTACTGAGGTCCCTGTAGGTGTGTAGAATACAGATCGACAGCaggaagtggtaggaacaccacacacaattAGATCcgccacaaaccctagaaattacctcaacaacaatatgaatcaCAAGCATGTAAAgcaagcacaaggtgacacaatgatttatcctgtggttcaaCTTACCACTAAGGCTTGcttaagtccacgttgttgaggttagccactaaggcttagggctttctaaCCCTTcttcgttctcaagtcaagagagttaactcttgagatgaggggtgagtttactagctgcaggagttggttacaaacctcccggggctgccacacaagttggcaagctctacgggcgacgctctagccggctaggagccaagctccaagagtaacaaatacaaccatcgtccaaaacgtgaaccaaatgctctttagagtttgggaatcagtggatctgctctctaatcgagtttgacaactttttctctcaaggattgatgggaaaatcaatgtagaagcttgggagctcaagggGTGGATCTACAGTGCCGCGGCTTAAGTGCGGCATTGCCGTTTAGCGGCCAGGGGTGGATCTACAGCTAGTTATCGGGGTCCGATGACCCCGATGGCTTCCTGAAAATTCCATTACAACATTGCTATTTTACAGAAGAGAAATGACATATATAAGTATGATTATTACAAGCTGACCCCGGTGGCCAAAATCTCTGGCTTCGCCCCTGTtagcggcagtgcctctcttcaggtgcggcactgccgcaccaggcaagacagcaagggtaaatAATGAAGTGCTGGTTGTCTTGGTTGAGTAACTGAAAATGTAAGTGTTAGATTGAGCATTTGGTTGCACACTTTAGCTTAAGCAAtgtgcccccctttatagtacggctttttctatactcaaattcgaaatataaaagaatttaaatttcCTTTGAGTTTGAATCCTTCAACAATCGTAATTGGGGTATCCTCCGTTTCGTATAACATCCTCAAATATTAATTCCCTGcttatcatctcgataaatctcattagtcctctaattgcgtggtcattatcaccaaaacccacaattagaacttgattgcacttacatggCCACAAATATTACAGTATGAGAAGACCGCGGAGGAGAAGTTGTCGAtgttattttttttcttataGATTTGCAATTCGAAGCTGCTTGAGCTGCCGCGGAGGAGAAGCTGCCGATGTTATTTTCTTATAGAAGCTGCTGAAAGTGATGCTGTCCACCCAGCTGAGTCTGAATGTATTCACCGGCTGCTTGAGCAAGTTCGACATCACAAAGTGAATATCGATGGCAATGTTTGCACTCTCATGGTGACTACATGAGTTCTTGAGGTAACTTATATGACTTGTTTTTACTTCATTGAATTTTACTGTCTCAGATTACTCTTTGATTTGGAGAACTTTAGGCTAACTTAGCCATGCTGGCTGCTATGTTAAATTAATATCTATAGATCTTTATTGAAATGTATTTACTTGAGGTGGTGTTCTCTAGCTAGAGTTGCATCAGCCATCTAGGTCAATACTAGATGATGCTCTTGAATCATCTCTTTGACTCCACTAGCTGCAGGTTTGATGCTCACTAATATGTTCGTCACCTTGAGCAGGTCAGAAATTGATTGGTGTTGCTGGCAGTACTGCATATGTGGCACCTGAGGTTCTACTAGGAAATTACTCACAAAAGGTATATAGATATAAGGGCTGCTGGGGGTGCTTCTGCATGTTCTACTGATGGGCAGTCTTCCATTCCAAGGAAACTCTAATCACAAGATTTTGTCTGAAACTGACCTACTACATTCAAGTCGCTTAGTGAATTCTGGTTCCTTGCATGCCAACGACCCCAGTAATGGTGCACTATAAATTGTTCTGTATCCACACTATTAATACGTTCTGAAAACAAAAGTTATTGTGTATAAATCACTAATATAGAAATATTActccctctgtttcaaattataagtcgttttgactttttttgttcatccattttgctatctatctagacatattattatatctagatgcatagcaaaatagatataccaaaaaaaattcaaaacgacttataatttggaacggatggagtatgttAGTCCCGATATTGGCACTTAAACAAGTACATAATTTCATTCAAGTTTCTAGATTTGAGAAAATTTGATATGCAGTTAGTTGCATACAGGGGCGAAGGTAAGTAGTAAGTTGCGGGTGCAAATGCACCCccccaaaaaacaaaaaaacagtgAGGTTAGTTAAGATTTCACCATATATGCACCCCCATGAAATATATCTATGCAGTATGCACCCACAAGGCAAGTGTACCTCTCTaatttgctctagcttcgccactggTTGCATATACTCATTTTTTTATGGTATGCAGCGTCCCATTTTAGGGTTGAGCATTACCTGGACCGGAGGAACTCAATGCTGTATTTTGTTGATGTACATGCCTTATATAGTTTGATTAATATTTCATTTCCACTTATACCAGTGATGCAAATTAATAGATCATGTGTCGCTTTAACTTTATTATTGACATCAACGTCGTTTTGAAAACCCTTCTTATTGGAGCAATAAATTGAATTAACATAGTTTTTTTACCCGTACCAATGCATGGGCATTGGCTAGTCAGTACTACTTGATCTAGCATGTTGATTGCGTAGTAGAAAATATAGAAAGTATAGTTAGAAGTTttagtttagggtttagggtttgaaATGCGTTTAAACATGTCTCATCTTTCTAGGATTTTTTCAGATTTTTCTACAAGTTTTTACCATCTTTCTTGGGCAAAGTCCAAACTTTTAATTGCTCTAAAAATCTTTTCATGATCTTAAAATATTTTATTTGATTCATCATGTCCTATAGTATATCTTATAGGATTTTCTTTGGTTTTCTGGAAGTTTCAAAATATTTTCCAAGAATTAAAATTGATTTTATTCGAATTGTTTTTTAActgaaatgaatatttggaaattccaaaaattagaaaataaaccCAAAATTTTCCAGACCCAAAACCCTACGCATACATGCTCAATGTGATCATCACAAATCTAAATACCCTATCCTGAGCTATAGTGAGAACAGTACTCCCCCTTCCCCCAATCATTTTCGTCTTGCTCGCACTCTTTCGTCTGCTCTTGTTCTCTTGCCCAAATGATTTTAGCCCGAGTCCAAGAGCTTTGGCATTTGGGTGCTTCGTGTTGTCAAGCCCAAGTGCATCAAGTCATCGCGCGGGTGCTTCGTGTTGTCAAGCCCAAGTGCATCAAGTCATCGCGCGGTCCTGGTGTTCGAGGCATATCTTTTTTTTTGTGACTTCATATCTTTTCGATCCAGCTATGGTGCATGGACTATGCACCTCACAACTATATAAACCGTTTTTAGAGGTATCTCCCTTTTTAATTAGAGATAGCTCTCTATTTTCAGTGATAACTAGCATGTAGAACCGCCTctaaatatatcatttttagaGGCAGTTCAACTTGCCAATGCCTCCATTTCTAGAGGTGGCTTGGAATTCTAACCATCTCTAGAAATTAATTTCTAGCGGCGGTTGACAATTTGGTCCGTTATAGTAGTCgaaaatatctacaactttgtagttgatgatttTTTATTTAAATCCATTTAGTGCACGGAAAATCTTTTTAAGTTTTCAGATTttgaaatttatttatttttactttTTTCCAAATTACCTCGGGTGGAGAAAAATCTCTGCTGCCTGAACTTGTATGGAACATTTGGGCACCGTCACGATGCAAGTTCTTCCTTTAGCTGCTACTTGAAAATAGACTGTGGACTGCAGACTGTCTCCTTCTCAGAGGATGGCCAAACAACTATTTCTGCCCACTTTGCATGAGAAATCTTGAGACCTCCATCCACTTGGTAGTTGAATGCCCATTCTTCAGGAAGATCTGGAAGAAAATCAGTGGCTGGTGCAAAGGGAGGAAGCTAGACCCTGAAAATTGGGCTTGCACGGATGATCTACAGAGCTGGCTTTGGAACATAGGAAATCAGACCATCTGATTGCAGTAATTACAGTTTGGGAAATCTGGAAAGAGCGAAATGACCAGATCTTTGATCGCGAATAGAGGCCAGTGGCTTATATTGTCTACAGAATACGGGATGAAATTGCTTTATGGAAGTCAGTGGGTGCAAAAGTCTTAGACCACCTAGTTGCAGCGAACTTTAGGGAGTAATTACTTTGTTTCATTTTCTCTGTTGTTCTCACAACCTGCTGAAATCAGTGCTGTAGCACAACTTGCACGTGTAACTGCTACCCTTCTTATACTAAGGCcacgtttagatccaaaaatttttaggTTTTGGCTATTGtggcactttcgtttgtatttgacaattagtgtctaattatggactaattaggttcgaaagtttcgtctcgcgatttctcacccaactgtgcaattagtttttttttgtctacatttagtattacatgcatgtgccgcaagattcgatgtgatggatactgtgcaaaattttttgggaactaaacgggcCCTAATACAAGCCGGCAACCAATctggatctttcaaaaaaaaaagactatTAGGCTTAAATATTGTTGTTCCCTTGAGGTTAGAACCGATGGCTCCTCCTAGATCTCACTTCATATCATGTGAAATTTGTGGAAGGAATGTAATCGCCGAATTTTTAACAATAATTACTCCACAGCACTCCGGGCGAGCCAAAGATGATCTAGTGCAATATAGAAGGGCTTTCACAACACCTAGTCATTAGGCTCTACTGCTAGGCTAAAGCCCCCATGTGTACATTTTGCCTCCACGGTTTGGCTCTGTGTTTGCTTGCCCCTTTTGGTCCTGGTGCCACTCTATACATATAACTCATTTTTATCCTCTTAATGAATGGCagcagtgacgaagccagaaaaaaatttaggagaggctgaacaaaagaatagagattTTTTTATCTCTCTTAACCTTAgtccctcctacctaatacatatatgcataaaattttaaaggAGGGCTTAGATGAGCTCCACATGCCCAGGATCGGtagggggggctagagcccccctaGCCTCACCGCTGGCTTCGTCATTGAATGGCAGAGCTTCTGCCCTTACTTAAAAAAATGTGCTATACAACTAATCTTTAGTGCCATGATGTAGGCTTAAACAATGATTTTGGCTTAATATGTGGATTAAAATTTTTATAACAGCTAATAAGATCgaattttaaattaaaatttagaTTTGTGATGTCATAAGACCTGTTACAGCAAGAGCCATAATAATTAACATAAGGTTTCAACTAAACATATATTAAAGACACATGTAGATGCCATACAGAGTGAGAAAAACTATAGAGATACCAATACAAAAACACTTATGTGCTGTTTGGATCAGGAATGCTAACGGGACGACAAATGTAACTGGAATATGCCGTTAACAAAATATCGGAAGACGGACTTTGTTTCACTTGATGTAACGGTATTGGAGAAAGTTGGAAACAAGCGATCTAATTACGCGGGGGAGAGTGTGACAACAGCTTTGTATAGAGCGGTATCTGATAACGATGGAACCTGATTGCAGGAGGGCTCAAACAAACAAGTACCAAAGGGATCCGTTACCCTCTGTAACGAAGTCACGTTACAGTTTCCCGAAACAAACACTACCTCAGGGTAATTGATAAGTTTATCATAATTGAATATAGATTATAGAGTACCTATAAAAAGGCAGCGTTATAAAATAAACAAAGAGATATAAAAAGATGAGTAATTTTGGGCCGTTTGTATCCCCTCAATTTGGAAGAATTGGAATCTATTTATTGGATTAAACTATTTTGCTTAGAATTTGACATTCTATAACTTTTTCAAGCTCACatataagtctatctcaaacccgatcatagggtggaagatggaaattgattctatagaatACTATGCTATTTTTCtactctccaacttatagcacGTTTTTCAACGGgatgttcggctgatggtttatacggctgataagccggctgaagctgataagttcaaacgaacaagattaggaatatacaaatatatttcatatGCAACCCTATTAACTAaattaatctatgtctaaattataattattaaaatgaattcaattccaaggatcttGGCCGTGTAAAACCTGTTATATTTATGTCTTCTGTTCTAAGATGGTTCATGATGGAAAATCGGCAATGCCCAACATCCCCTCTTCCATCCATCATGCCTTTATATGTCTACCAGACTAGAATACTCGACAATCACAATATGTTTTTGCTTTGCACTCACATTACGTTACGCATGGCTGATGGCTTATCATCACGAGCACAAGCCGCAAGGGAGTGCAGCCTAAATCCACTGATGATGGATAACACCTACTAGTACCACAAGTAGGATCGAGAAGAACACAAGCTCGATCTGCTCAGCAGCTAATTTCCAGTGTACTGAAACTGAAGAACGGAAAGGACGATGAGGAGGCTTTTGCGTCGTACAGCAAGAAGCACAGGCAGAGCTGGTGCTAATAAGGCGCCGTTGGTGTTATGGGCAGCATCGGCCATCTGCTCTGCGCTTCTCGCCGTCCTGCTCGCCTCCAGATCATCGTTCTACCTCCAGCATCCTGCTTCTTCTCCCTACACCTCCCCCGGGgcggaagcggaagcggaagAGGGGCGGCACCACCACCGGCGCCGGGCGTGCGACGACCAGGCAAGGTGGGTTGCCAAGATGGCGTCCCTGCACAACGCCACCCTGGTCCTCACCGTCGACCGCAAGGGCTGCGCCAACTTCACCAGCCTGCAGAAGGCCGTGGACGCCGTGTCCGACTACGCCGCGGCGCGCACGCTGATCGCCGTCGACGCGGGCGTGTACGCGGAGAAGGTGGTGGTGTGGAGCAACAAGACGGGCGTCACGCTGCAGGGCCGCGGCAACCTCAACACGACCGTCGTCTGGAACGACACCGCCAACTCCAGCGGCGGCACCTTCTCCAGCGCCACCGTCGCCGTCCTCGCCGCCAACTTCGTGGCCTACAACGTCAGCGTCCAGAACACGGCTGCCCCCGCCGACCCGGGGGGCGCGGGCGGCCAGGCGGTGGCGCTGCGCGTCGCGGGCGACCAGGCGGCCTTCTACTGGTGCGGCTTCTACAGCTCGCAGGACACGCTGCTGGACGAGCAGGGCCGCCACTTGTTCCGGGGCTGCTACGTCGAGGGCTCCATCGACTTCATCTTCGGCAACGCGCGCTCCCTCTACCTCGGCTGCACCATCAGCTCCGTCGCCAACGCCGCCGCGGACGGCACCGTCACGGGGAGCGTCACGGCGCACGGCCGCGCGTCGCCCGCCGAGAGGACGGGCTTCGCGTTCGTGGGCTGCACCGTCGTGGGCACGGGGCAGGTGTGGCTGGGCAGGGCGTGGGGCCCCTACGCCACCGTCGTCTTCGCCAGGACGTACCTCTCTGCCGTCGTTGCGCCCGGGGGATGGGACGACTGGAACGACCCCGCCAGGCAGCAGTCGGTGTTCTTCGGGGAGTACGACTGCACGGGCCCCGGCGCCAGCGGTGGCTCCGCGCAGAGGGTGGCGTACGCGAGGCAGCTGGACCAGCGCCAGGCCGCGCCATTCATGGACGTCTCCTACATCGACGGCAGCCAGTGGGCAGTGCCCCCTCTGCTTCCGCCCATGCAGATGCAGGGCGCCGCCGGCGAGGACATCATCATATCTGCCGAATTTAGTCATGGGCAGGCCGGCAGCATGTAAATCTAGTAAATTCAGTCAATAATCAGTCTGCAATGTATGGACCGTTGATCCTCGGTCTGTAAGGAGTAGAGTCAATCAACTATGACTATGAGTATGAGCAAGGAGGAAAGGCCATTGCTCAGTCGCGTCTCCACCGGCGCCGACCTCACCACCGGCAAACCGCTCGCCGGCCGCCGCATCCGCGTTACTGCCGAACACAAACTCGCCCCCGCCAGTGGCCacctcatcatcatttgattcgTCCTTGATGGGGACGCGCCCACCATCACTGTGCGTTGGCACccagtgctgctgctgctgcatgttcCATGGTGGCGGCGACGACGAGGTCGATCCGGGGGACACGAGGACGGGGCTCCCCGGCTGCAGCTGGTAGGCGTGGAGGAAGCCCTCGGTGACCATGCCGCCTCCCGAGCAGTGCGGCTGCTGGTCTGTGGCAGCGGAAGACCATAGGAAGCGGGCGAAGGGGACCTCCGGCGACGACGGCGTGGTGGCCGGCAGGTGGAGGCCGGACTCGGGCGGGGGCGTGACCGGCGCGGTGGACGGCTCGGTGAGGCCCGCGGACGCGGAGAAGGCCGGCGGCGACACCAGCTGCTGCGGTTCCCTGGCGTAGGGGCCGATGGCGAAGATGGAGGCCGTGGGCGAGCTGTAGCTGCTGCTGGCGTTGTTGGCGTTGAGGAGCACCACGGGCGACGGCGACTCCGAGGTGAGCACGGACGAGgcgggcgacgacggcggcgccacGAAGGCCAGCGCAGGCTGGGCCGCGTGGCGCGCATAGTAGTGGATGCTGGAGCTGCCCGCCGCCTGCTCGGCGCAGGGCGCGCCCGGCTCCGGCGACCGCGACGCGTCGGCGATGCGCTGCGGGTGCCCGTGCGGCCGGAACCACTTGAGCTTCGCCTTCAGACGCGACCACCATCTCGTCTTCTTCTGCACATGCCATTCCAAGACCCAAAGCATGAAGGCAAGCAAACAACTCCATCAGAATtgatatgattttgagttgtgaAACTCAATCGATGCTTCAGAAATTCTGAAAGAAAGCAGGTAGCGTGACCAACACAGGTAAGGCGAAAGCAGGTACTAGTATATAACGTACCGCGGCGGCGCAGCTGGCGTGGTCGTCATCGTCGAGCAGCTGCTGGTGGCGCAGGAGGCCTGTGCTGGTGGATCTCGCGGCGGCGGCCAAGACGATGGCTGCGGCGTGCACCGTGTCATCATCCTGCTGCCGCTGCATCTTTTTCCTATTTCCCCTTGCTTTCCTGCTCGATCAATCGATGGATCCAGCTTGTTGCTTTATTGGATATATGGTATGTGTCCCGAACGAATCGATGGTGGATCAGAAGCAGCTTTTTGCTGGATCAATCAATCGATGGATCAGCCGCTTGTGTTGCTTTAATTGGAGTAGAATTAAGGAAGGAAAAGAGATGGGTGGAAGGAAAAggcgcggccggccggccgggcgcGTCACGCCATGCGTGGGGTGGGACTGAGAATGCAGGCAGAGGCAGCTCATCTTTCATTTCATCCATCCCATCCGAGCCAACACAACCCAATCCAAGGGTTGACTCCAAGGGTGCGGGTCAGTCACGGACGCACGCACTAATCAATCGTCCAATTAGCAACGAGAACGTAACGACTAATCCATCCATTTGGTTCGGCTTTCGTCGTCAATGCAAAGTCTCGGACGGCTCGTGCGCGTGTACCTTAGGCGTGCcacacgcccacgcccacgcccacacccacacccacacgtGAGGCAGCATGTCATGTAGGACACGGTACACCTCCGCGAACTAGTAGGGTCTTTGTCGGACGATGTCCAAAATCAACCACACAGCGCCTGCTCCagcacggcacggcacgccgaTCGTCTATCCATGTAGCATGGCCGGCCAGGGACAACGGACAACCACCAGACTGAGAGAGCCAGCCAGCACCCAGCAGTGCATTTGTTCAAAATTTTGGCCCAATAAGATTTGTTGTTGTATTTTGTTGAGATGGCAGAAACAAATTTACGATCCGTTTGGTGTTAGTAAAGGATGGATAAGTCAATGCATATATATAGGTCAGGTAACATCAAATTATATTGTAAATTTGCAACAAATAATCAAGAACTAGAAGCATCAGGGGCTGTTTAATTGCCCGCCAGTGCACGCTGAGCTTACGGCGATGCCACAAGTGTGGTGCAAAAAATAGCCGCCACATGTTGTGGCGAGATTCCATCTGAATCTCTATACGCATATTCATCAACCAAACAGTCACTTCGATATATATCAACCAAACAGTCACTTCGATATCTATGGCTCGTGGCGTGGCCTGCTGTGGCCGGGAACTAAGCACCCAATGCACCTGAACCATTTTATACCATTGATTGAACGCGTAATGACGCACATATCCCACTCCATTTCCGCTGGCAGCATGCGAGTCCGCCACGAGCAGGTGGAGCCGAGGAGGAGATGCTCGTGGACCCGGAGCAGAAAAGCAGCCTGCTGCCTGCAAGTTGTTGCTATATATGGCGtgtactttaaaaaaaaaacatgattaGAAGTGAATGAAAAATGAAGACAAGATCATCCAAATAAGAGGGCAGCAACATTATACGATCTACCCACCTTGCAAATTGCTGTATCTTTTCTCTAGCGTATTTTGTTTTCTTCACAAAAAAAACCCAGGTGAGCCCAGGCCTTGCCTCGCTGCCACCAGGCCCAGCCCAAGCGGGGTGGACCTTTTGGGCCTGCATTCTTTTTTCTTCAGTGGTTGTAGAAAAAGTCCATTTACCTTCTAAAGAAACTAGCATTGCAGTCTGATTTTCCTACTCAAA belongs to Miscanthus floridulus cultivar M001 chromosome 4, ASM1932011v1, whole genome shotgun sequence and includes:
- the LOC136551482 gene encoding putative pectinesterase 14, whose product is MRRLLRRTARSTGRAGANKAPLVLWAASAICSALLAVLLASRSSFYLQHPASSPYTSPGAEAEAEEGRHHHRRRACDDQARWVAKMASLHNATLVLTVDRKGCANFTSLQKAVDAVSDYAAARTLIAVDAGVYAEKVVVWSNKTGVTLQGRGNLNTTVVWNDTANSSGGTFSSATVAVLAANFVAYNVSVQNTAAPADPGGAGGQAVALRVAGDQAAFYWCGFYSSQDTLLDEQGRHLFRGCYVEGSIDFIFGNARSLYLGCTISSVANAAADGTVTGSVTAHGRASPAERTGFAFVGCTVVGTGQVWLGRAWGPYATVVFARTYLSAVVAPGGWDDWNDPARQQSVFFGEYDCTGPGASGGSAQRVAYARQLDQRQAAPFMDVSYIDGSQWAVPPLLPPMQMQGAAGEDIIISAEFSHGQAGSM
- the LOC136551483 gene encoding uncharacterized protein At1g76660-like, whose amino-acid sequence is MQRQQDDDTVHAAAIVLAAAARSTSTGLLRHQQLLDDDDHASCAAAKKTRWWSRLKAKLKWFRPHGHPQRIADASRSPEPGAPCAEQAAGSSSIHYYARHAAQPALAFVAPPSSPASSVLTSESPSPVVLLNANNASSSYSSPTASIFAIGPYAREPQQLVSPPAFSASAGLTEPSTAPVTPPPESGLHLPATTPSSPEVPFARFLWSSAATDQQPHCSGGGMVTEGFLHAYQLQPGSPVLVSPGSTSSSPPPWNMQQQQHWVPTHSDGGRVPIKDESNDDEVATGGGEFVFGSNADAAAGERFAGGEVGAGGDATEQWPFLLAHTHSHS